In Brevibacillus brevis NBRC 100599, a single genomic region encodes these proteins:
- a CDS encoding DNA/RNA non-specific endonuclease: MFNNRESLPKENQNQRPSSKNLSDNVLPPQNSHRNMPPVLQLAKKVGNKAMTQLLQNQKQPRMPLIQRKLKQENLNKMKADHPDAYQQKDFEEAVGDDGKFTDVQADKGLPTFWGMLKEVFGEKNLNAEIFAKTKNELGDTCDRPHSVTALVTKSASKNDREGLKVVTAIGNLGKEEIFIREGAISGLLASYEGGHLVGYQILRGQGGDQEWNVAPQDTKNNKESYNNTIEEMLREAKIGTKYEYTVEVKYDQLNFSVDQDQLLKLGILKKIDADKPWEIQLPVRIPFKWEAKAEMLNNGQFGRPTAGNSSYDQYSENMDEGNLDYTESDYTARYHLWYSVNRGEDKDYTPGDLEDTKGVTGVRFSMHQALMSDHAKNKDPIAWKGRERVADYGSVQDGLVAESAGIRKAIDIMYEKNRQDFLEFDAMEDADQPEDFELVPAVVMDKMVDEEYRSCFIKELRDAKIGKEYDELKYANENYLESFSMKDDDLKSLQLEKDHLKDIETKMNAKDISPDLLKECKAMLQKQSRVIRVILNHRRERMAYSKIVKKTRPIYKRKWERSVKKSIAAHERFKILKKKSRKTVSDEKNLRDFEWNKNSCRRVETFDGFLKDKIDLRTIDTE, encoded by the coding sequence GTGTTCAATAATCGGGAGTCACTCCCAAAAGAAAATCAAAATCAGAGGCCAAGCAGCAAAAATCTATCTGACAATGTGCTTCCCCCACAAAATTCCCACCGAAACATGCCACCCGTTTTACAACTCGCCAAAAAAGTAGGAAACAAGGCAATGACGCAACTCCTGCAAAATCAAAAGCAACCTCGAATGCCACTCATCCAAAGAAAACTCAAACAAGAGAATCTCAATAAAATGAAAGCGGATCATCCAGATGCATACCAACAAAAAGATTTTGAAGAAGCCGTTGGAGATGACGGGAAGTTTACGGATGTGCAAGCAGACAAAGGACTTCCTACTTTTTGGGGGATGTTAAAGGAAGTATTCGGCGAAAAAAATTTGAATGCAGAGATATTTGCCAAAACAAAAAACGAATTGGGAGATACATGCGACCGTCCTCATTCTGTTACCGCTCTTGTTACAAAAAGTGCCTCTAAAAATGACCGTGAAGGCTTAAAGGTGGTAACAGCCATCGGAAATCTTGGAAAAGAAGAGATTTTCATACGGGAAGGCGCGATTAGCGGGTTATTGGCCAGCTACGAGGGAGGTCATTTGGTTGGCTATCAGATCCTCAGAGGACAAGGAGGCGATCAAGAATGGAATGTAGCCCCGCAGGATACAAAAAATAATAAAGAATCCTACAATAATACAATCGAGGAAATGCTTCGTGAAGCGAAAATTGGAACAAAGTACGAGTACACGGTGGAAGTAAAATACGATCAATTGAACTTCAGTGTAGACCAGGATCAGCTCTTGAAATTGGGGATCTTGAAAAAAATAGACGCGGATAAACCATGGGAAATTCAGCTTCCTGTCAGAATACCCTTCAAATGGGAGGCCAAGGCAGAGATGCTCAACAATGGGCAATTTGGTCGTCCGACGGCAGGGAATTCGTCCTATGATCAATATTCAGAAAATATGGACGAAGGTAATCTAGATTATACGGAGAGCGACTATACGGCGAGATACCATTTATGGTATTCCGTCAATCGAGGAGAAGACAAAGATTATACGCCCGGTGATTTGGAGGATACGAAGGGCGTTACAGGTGTTCGTTTTTCCATGCATCAAGCCTTGATGTCAGATCATGCGAAAAATAAAGACCCGATAGCATGGAAAGGAAGGGAAAGAGTAGCGGACTACGGGAGTGTACAAGACGGATTGGTGGCAGAGTCTGCGGGTATTCGAAAAGCGATTGACATCATGTATGAGAAAAACAGACAAGATTTTCTCGAGTTTGATGCCATGGAGGATGCAGATCAACCAGAGGACTTTGAGCTAGTTCCCGCTGTTGTGATGGACAAAATGGTTGACGAAGAATATAGAAGCTGTTTTATCAAAGAGTTGCGGGATGCAAAGATTGGTAAGGAGTACGATGAGCTGAAATATGCAAATGAAAATTATTTGGAATCATTTTCTATGAAGGATGATGACTTGAAAAGCTTGCAGCTTGAAAAGGATCATCTGAAAGACATCGAAACAAAAATGAACGCAAAAGATATAAGCCCAGACCTGCTGAAGGAATGCAAAGCCATGCTCCAAAAGCAAAGCCGCGTTATACGAGTCATCCTCAATCATAGACGGGAAAGAATGGCGTATTCAAAGATCGTCAAAAAAACACGTCCCATCTATAAAAGAAAATGGGAAAGGTCGGTCAAAAAATCGATTGCCGCGCATGAAAGATTTAAAATCTTGAAGAAGAAAAGCAGAAAAACGGTGAGTGATGAAAAAAATTTACGAGACTTCGAGTGGAACAAAAACAGTTGCAGGCGAGTTGAGACATTTGACGGATTTTTGAAAGACAAAATCGATTTGCGCACAATTGATACAGAATGA
- a CDS encoding type 1 glutamine amidotransferase domain-containing protein has protein sequence MRLAGKQVVCFVESEFEDLELWYPVMRLREEGATVHFVGPKANQVYIGKYGVPCEADKAMGEVNPADYAGVLVPGGWAPDKLRRYPEVLSFVVAMHEAKKPIGHICHAGWVLASAKILRGVKTTSTPGIKDDMENAGAIWVDEEVVVDGHIVGSRRPPDLPAYAKAFADLLALQ, from the coding sequence TTGAGACTTGCAGGAAAACAAGTGGTTTGCTTCGTCGAAAGTGAATTTGAGGATCTCGAGCTCTGGTATCCGGTGATGAGACTGCGAGAGGAAGGCGCTACCGTCCATTTCGTCGGTCCGAAGGCGAATCAAGTCTATATAGGGAAGTACGGTGTACCGTGTGAGGCTGACAAAGCGATGGGAGAGGTCAATCCTGCCGACTATGCAGGCGTACTCGTTCCAGGAGGGTGGGCACCTGACAAGCTGCGCCGCTATCCGGAAGTGCTGTCGTTTGTGGTAGCGATGCACGAGGCGAAAAAACCGATTGGACACATTTGCCATGCGGGTTGGGTGCTTGCCTCCGCAAAAATTTTGCGCGGGGTAAAGACGACATCGACGCCAGGCATTAAAGATGATATGGAGAATGCAGGAGCGATTTGGGTAGATGAAGAGGTTGTGGTAGACGGTCACATTGTAGGTTCCCGTAGACCGCCTGACCTCCCTGCGTACGCCAAAGCGTTTGCTGATTTGCTGGCACTACAATAG